The Legionella jordanis genomic sequence GCAATTGATCGTTCTATAAGTCCTCCGAGGGTGATAACACAGCCCATCAACCAGGCTGCAAATACTGGAGGAAAGGCAAGCTTTAGCGCCATGGCAACAGGAGTGCCTGCTCCTTTCGTGCAATGGCAGCTTGCCAGGGCGGGAAGTTCAGTTTGGATTGATATACCCGATGCAAACTTGATTAATTATACGACTCCAACTTTGTCTGCATCGGATAATGGTAATCAATATCGCGCTGTTTTTTCCAATAGTGCTGGTAAAGCCGTCAGCGAATCAGCCGCTGTAACGATACTCAGTGCCCCGATGATAAAAGACGGTTCGTCCATTCTATACGAAGAAACGACGACGATGGAAAGGCAAAGACGGATTGCTGAGCAACAACAGCATAGTAAATTAGCTAAAGTTCACGCCCGTGAACACAATGAAGAACAAGCTCATGCCTCACCGGAAGAAGCCATGGAAAATGGCCTTCTTCAACACCCATTTTTGAACTCCCAAAGAAATGATGGCATTGATCCTAACCTAAACCCCGAACCACCCTTAAACACAGAAGCTCGTCGTGAGTTTGATAATGAGAGACGGGAACAAGAAATGGAAAAGCAATTGCGGTTAGGGAATATGCCAAAAATGAGGACCGATCCTCAATTTAAACCATAGGATGTTCTAAATGACCCTAGCAAACGATATCATCAGCTGCCGTACACCTGATTTTGACT encodes the following:
- a CDS encoding immunoglobulin domain-containing family protein, coding for MAIKSYKQAIDRSISPPRVITQPINQAANTGGKASFSAMATGVPAPFVQWQLARAGSSVWIDIPDANLINYTTPTLSASDNGNQYRAVFSNSAGKAVSESAAVTILSAPMIKDGSSILYEETTTMERQRRIAEQQQHSKLAKVHAREHNEEQAHASPEEAMENGLLQHPFLNSQRNDGIDPNLNPEPPLNTEARREFDNERREQEMEKQLRLGNMPKMRTDPQFKP